In Methanoregula sp., a single window of DNA contains:
- a CDS encoding NAD(P)/FAD-dependent oxidoreductase: MTDTPEGAALQRDGKTRAITTRILAGIVTPEQLETIARVGKKYHVPVLKITSGQRILFAGIEPEDVPRIIAELGPLAKPETLPCVKFVQACLGTDMCRYGKQDSIGLARIIYEKFKDQAFPAKIKIGVSGCPRCCSESHTRDIGIIATPNGWTVYFGGNAGTRPRFGDLIARDLTAYEAVDCAQRLSEYYRHHAHPHERTARFIERIGIESLKSELLSLIPYIPLETEK, translated from the coding sequence ATGACAGATACTCCGGAAGGAGCCGCTCTCCAGCGGGATGGAAAGACCCGGGCGATCACGACACGGATACTTGCCGGCATAGTGACACCCGAACAACTCGAAACCATTGCACGAGTCGGAAAGAAGTACCATGTGCCGGTACTGAAGATTACATCGGGACAGCGGATCTTATTTGCCGGCATTGAACCAGAAGACGTACCTCGTATCATTGCGGAACTAGGCCCGCTGGCAAAACCCGAAACACTACCCTGTGTGAAATTTGTCCAGGCTTGTCTTGGCACTGATATGTGCAGGTATGGCAAACAGGACTCGATTGGGCTTGCCCGCATCATCTATGAAAAGTTCAAAGATCAGGCATTCCCGGCAAAGATCAAGATCGGGGTCTCCGGTTGCCCCCGCTGTTGCAGCGAAAGCCATACCCGGGACATCGGGATCATCGCAACCCCGAACGGGTGGACGGTCTACTTCGGGGGCAATGCGGGTACCCGTCCACGGTTTGGGGATCTCATTGCCAGGGATCTCACCGCTTACGAGGCGGTGGATTGTGCACAGCGCCTGTCAGAATATTACCGGCACCATGCCCACCCCCATGAACGTACAGCCCGGTTTATAGAACGCATTGGAATCGAATCGCTGAAATCGGAATTACTCTCCCTGATTCCGTATATTCCTCTTGAAACGGAGAAATAA